taataaataaatgttaacaaaaaatagacacattgatcaatggaacagaacagaaaaaccaaaaatgaacccACGATTATATGGACATTTAATCTtcggcaaagcaggaaagaatatccaatgggaaaaagacagtctctgcagcaaatgttttttgttttttgttttttgtaaaactGAACAGAATATGCAATGTAACgtaactggaccattttcttacatcatgcacaaaagtaaattctaaatggattaaagacttagctgtgagtcctgaaaccataaaaatcttagaggagaacacaggctgTAACTTTTTTGACATTGACTGTggaaacttctttctagatatgtctcctgaggcaaggaaaacaatagcaaaaataaacttttgggacttcCTCATTATAAAAAGCTTGTttacatcaaaggaaacaatcaagaaaactaataggtaaccaatgaaatgagagaaaatattttcaaataacatatctgataaagagttagtatccaaattatataacaaaacataaaatttaatttacaaaaatgaatagtCTGATTAAAAAAGGGCAGAATTCATGAATAGagatatttccaaagaagatatacagatggccaatagacagaAGACACTCGATGTCACTGGTTATGgaggaaacataaatcaaaactatAGCACTTCAATTGAtacctatcagagtggctaaaatcaacaacacaggaaacaacaaatattgAAGACTATGTAGAGAAAGAGAACtcttttgcactattggtggaaatgcatagtggtgcagccactacagaaaacagtgtggaggttcttctacaggttaaaaatagaactactctatgatcaaACAATTGCATTATGAAGTATTTACTCATAGAATACAAAGTACTAATtccaagggatacatgcacctgaTACTTAAAGCAGCcttttcaacaacagccaaattatgaaaacagctcAAGTGACAATCAATTGATGATTGgataatgaagaaatgaaatacaactcaaccttaaaaaagaacaaaataacatgATAGAGATAGGgagtattattctaagtgaaatcagagaaagacaaatatcatgcaATTTCACTAATATAGGCAATATATGAAACGAAATAAATGAGTCAATGGGAAAATAAAGAGTGAGAGAAGCAAGCTGAGAAACagagtatagagaacaaactgaggactacCAAAAGGGAAGTGGTGGGAAGATGTGTTAAATAAGTGATGAGGAGTAAGGAGTACAcatgggacacttgggtggctcaatcggataaatgtccgacttcagctcaggtcacgatctcatggtctgtgggttcgagccctgcgtcaggctctgtgatgacagctagctcagagcctggagtctgtcttcaggttctgtgtctccctctctctgaacctcccctgctcgtgctgtctctctccctctctctctctctctctctttctcaaagataaattttaaaaacattaaaaaattttttttaaataggagtaAGGAGTactcttgtgatgagcactggatgtgatacggaaatgttgaatcactacattgtacacatgaaactaatattacactatatgttaactggaatttaaataaaaacttgaaggaaAGAGTGTATTTAtattgatgagcactgagtaataatATAGAATCCTTGAATCACTATaatttacacctgaaactaatctaacattgtatattatatatagagaattaaaacaaaattaaattaaattgtgtACTCTGCTGTTTCTGGAtcgaatgttctgtatatatttgcTTCTTCCAAGTTGTCTAATGTGTAGTTGAAAGAtactgtttccttaatttttaatctGGATGATCTATTCACTGATGTGGGGTATTATAGTCCCTTATTATTATggtcaatttctttctttttgtctgttaatattttttacatactCATGTACATGTTCCTCTACATATTGATACAAAATGTCAAGCATTCACTCATAAACCTCTACATATGCCAAGTCAGATATGATtggaaactaaagaaacaaagactttTGAAAGAAAGGTGACCTAGTTACTggagtaagaaaataaaagcctaaaAACTTCtaacatttaatatattaatgtagagaaatagaataaaagacaaaatgaaagataattttataaaaatataagattttatatatagaaattaagtatatattaaaaatctgtaaaCTACAATATCAGACATTGAAAGTTCTTTGGATGTTTTTAAGGTAATATGTAGATTTCTATAAAGTATTTTGTAAGGGATGGAGAGAACATGCTGCTTTCAGGTCAATTAAGACAAATGTAAAACAGTATGAATACCATGAACTTCTAACTTGATGTTTTTGAatattaagttaatatttttaagaattatttagggctccctgagtggctcagtcagttaagcgtctggcttcggctcaggtcagatctcacgttcgtgggtttgagccccgcattgggctctgtgctgacagccagctcagagcctggagcctgcttcagattctgtatctccctctctctctgaccctcctctgctcacgctgtctatctctcaaaaataaataaaaacataaaaaagaattctttataaGTGAAATGtctgttacttttaaaaaatatagtttgttgtcaaaaaATGTCTGTTACTTTAAAGTTGTTAAAATCAAACTATTAACACAGTGAAGCTCACCTCACCTTGTTCACGTTATCTGGACTATGATTATTTGTCTTCAGACATCATTTTTGCAACATATATATGACGGAGGCCtgctctggctggtccagggctccctgaaggggtagcggcagACGGGAAATAGAGATTCACGCAGTTTCGTTCTTTCTTGGCATCGTCTTCCtggcatcatcttcttcttcttcgccaggttttgggcctttatttatagacttatgacatcaaaacgtggaatttttacaaataattctcggtgataaagatgctttgaaaagggtgcagaaacaggttttacagacgcatttttttcagaactattctaattacaaagaggtaacttacacatcctaggataacaggatattctcagtgaaaagcagataatatacacatttgtttgaaccagtagtaaatcttacaactaagaagatagcaggatgttttcagtgagaagcagatagcaaacacattttataacaataacgctaagattcatgCATAAActaggctaggaggcattctgtctggctcacaagaggGAGAATGTATTcttgatggttagtaagtaaacctttcgacaaccttgttctttgatgttgaagatGTAAGTgccataggtgccctagatgaGCCGGCCCTTGCATATGAGTCTAAGTtataactactcttacctatcctcacaatgggcaccaaattagcatatgtatgtgcagtagcttatgcctggagcttgtttgtttctgtttcctaaattaggctctctATCTCGGGCCtgagttaatagtaaatcttgtgttctttaacccccttcattttctatgtcttaaatttgtgaggctcattagaagagcctttcaacaaacatctgcagtgctttgttcaaattcctctttatagagatgggaatatgcttcttcccatgaggtatctgtgtggggaatatcgatatgacttggaacattgtgaagcCTAATcgatagcaacaggcttaatttcacatgagcagtagtagcagaaggagatgccagcttctgtcacctgtggcaggagccgtgcaacgtctgccatttccttactgtgaccgtgtcatccagcaagggcGGTGCAGCTCCCAGCATATATACAATTTTAGTCATGATGTATGTGAATCTCAGAATGTGATGAATGCTAGGGAATAGGGAAAAGAATGGGATAAGCAGGgatcttttgcttttcatttctttcttattgtttattttttgaaaaaatttatctCAAGCATGACAAGTTGTGAAGATTTGATAAATAAACTTtcaggctctttctctcaaaaataaataagtaaacttaaagaattaaaaaagaaggcaCACTGAATAggattataaaactataaagtcAAGCTATATCATTAGCTTGAAAATTATTAATGTTaacataccaaaaaaaagtaaaaaattgtgaacattagtaggaaaaaaatattcctataaaatccattaaaaatgtcCTGAATTTGCTTCATTGTTTCTATTCACATATggatatttatattctttaattcaGAAGGCAACATAATACAACTGTGTAAATAATACgtaataaaatatgaagtaatatattattataaataacattgctgaaggaaaattttatatacaaagaTTTTATGGAACAAGTGATCTTGATTTTTTGAAGAGTGGAGATTTGGTTAAGGGCATTAAGAGTAAATTGATGAATGAAAGGAAACACagacatgatatttttaaataagaaacatcaATCAAGAAGTTATTTCTAGGATGACAATTGGTTTAGAATATTTGTCCTGATACACTGAAGCTGCTCAAGAAGATGGAGATTATCTCTGTACAGATGTTATTGTCAAAACCCATGTAATTTCCCAAAAGGCTAATGATATAGCACGTTAAGGTTGTACTCAAAGAAAGCCTTGACTGTGGAACTAGAAACAACCTTATCTCAACAAATACCAATATGCCTGAGTCCTAATACTTTTCTGATCCCTTAGTATGTTACATTTCCAGTAGAACATTCCAATGATAATGACTACTTTTAATATTGAGTATGGAACATTTCTTACAGTGACATTTTCTCAATTCCCACATCTTCCCTTGCATTTTCTTAGGGCCCCAAGCACTTCTTTGTTCCTTAAACTGTAGATGAGGGGATTGAGCATGGGGGTCACTATGGTGCCAAGTACAGCTGCAATCTGGTCTTGATCAGGTGTGTGAGAAGAACTGGGTGTCATATAAATGAAGATGGCTTGACCAAAATAGAGACTCACCACTGTCAGGTGGGAGAAGCAGGTGGCAAGGGCTTTGTTACTGCCTTTCCGAGAATTCATCCTCAGAACAGTGAGGAAGATGAGAGTGTAGGAGACCAGAATAAGGAAAAATGGAACCAGGAGAAACACAATTGTTGATACAAATTTCACCATTTCATAGGCTGATATGTCCACACAAGACAACCTCAGGATGGCAGGCATCTCACAAAAGTAATGATTAATTTCCCTGGAACCACAGATAGGAAAATTCATTGGGTAGATGGTGTGAACAAGGGCTGCAAGGGCCCCCCCAATCCAGGCTGCAGCCGCCATCTGCAGGCAGACCTTGGGGTTCATGAGAATTGTGTATCTCAAGGGGTTACACAcagccacatagcggtcataggccataaGGGTCAGCAAGATGCACTCAGCAAGACCAAgggtgaggaagaaaaagagctgGGTGGCACAGGCAAAATAAGAAATGTTCTTCCTCCCTGTGAAATAGTTGGTAACCATCTTGGGAACTGTGCTGGAGATATAAGCCAAGTCAATGAGGGACAGCTGGCTGAGCaggaagtacatgggggtgtggaggcggGAGTCCAGCCAGATGAGGAGGATTAGTATGGAGTTTCCAGTAAAGGCAATAgtgtaaataaaaagaaggaggaTAATAAGAAGGTAGGAATAACTGAACCAGGGAAAGAGCCCCAGGAGGATAAAGTCAGTTgagttttcattcttctgctccATGTTTTAATATAGATATCTTATCCAAACTGAAAAATTggaaaagcaaaattatataacAAAGGATGTGGtgctttgttaaaataatttaatgtcagTCAATACTCACTTTTCTGTATACTTACAGCTAAGACTTTAAAACAGtacatttcataaaaaaataaattgaaaattccATCAAATCAAAACATCTCTACTTACAAATTGGCAATGTCTTATTCTAATTTGGTTGGTTTGATttggctaaataaatatttagtccCTTTGGTAATAATTACTAATTTGATCATTGTCTTCcctgtatatttaattttttaatgtactctaATCTGTTGACATTCTTGTGTTCTTATTGCTTTCCTGAATGTCCTGTTCTGCCTTCCTCCACCCCCGAGGATCTCAAGCTTCCCTTGTGTGCATTTCACAGCTTTTCTAAGGAAATTCGAATTGCCAGCCAAATGAGATAAGctgtttattctattttacatACTAACtttcttaattcttatttttttgtttttcttttaattctcatgCCTATCCTTCATTCAACCTTTTCACTTGAATAATTTCCTTTGTCAATGAACAGCCTAAAGAACAGCAGTCATATCTCTTTAGTAATCTTTCAGTCATTGTTCATTTCtcacagaataaaaaatttttcaaaatgcatttaaagtGTTGATTAAAATCctgcaaataaattttaatacaCAATCTTTGTAAAAGTGGTTATGACACTAATGACAAGTGAAGATATATCCTCTTTGGTTGATGAGAAATATGTCAGAAATATTCAATTCCTGACTCAAGGAGTTGATTACATTTGTAAAACCCGATGGCCCACATGCAatgtttcttctttgtaaaagcaatgataatgagaaaatatgattttattatcaataatatacatgaaatattttattttatatcaaatcCTACACTcttatgtttttcattatttgagataatgaaaaatatcatTGTATAATGTCCATTCGTCaatggagagagagcaagattcTCAGTGTCATTCAAGACAGAGTCACAATAAGCTTGTGGCAGAACTTTGGCTTTggggaaatttgttttcttaagttaCCAGACACTCTGCACCTCTGATATCTGGGTCTGCTTTTCTTGGGCACTATCCTTTATGATGCTTCTTTAGTTTCCAGTGTCTTTTGACATAAAGGCTTTCCCTACAGATGTTAGTTCTTTGGGGGAGCGAAATAGTGGAAGAATATCCTTGAAAATAATGTCTCATGGTCCTCAATAATGATATGCAAAATATGACATTGTGTCTACCAATATAACATGCAGGGAGTGTTATTAACCGTAGTGGATTCAAAGAAATACAGACTAGGAATGGGAAATAGACATAAACACTGCAAAATATATTGCTCTAGGAATGATAAAATATCAAGCATTGTGCCTGGCATCTCTCTGATGGCTAGTTTTTTAAGTCTCTGTGCTTACATGCAAGCTTCTTTTAAGTGCAAATTAATAATCTTGTACATTAGCAAATTAGGCCTATAGCTATGATATATTGCATATTGAAAATAttgtaatgttttatattaattacatacTATTACATTCTCTTGGATTAAGGGCTGTGGAGTAAAAGtgatttttgtgattttgttaGGAAGACCTTAGTTCTATCAATAACTTTGTGACTTGGAAATTAATGAATAACTCTAGGATTTagttatttcaaatgaaaaaggaaatgttaactTACCTGATTTATCATGTTTGCTTTTGCCttcttcaaaattataattaGTCAGTATGCATTGATAAAATCATTGGGCACTCGCTTTATTACACCGAAACAATGATTCAACAATAAACTGCATTTAGCCAGATACAGATTCTGACTAAATACTGTACAAGCagtatattataaattttttgcaaaatatatttttgtcaaaatacatattttgtctTCAAATGGTCAATATATATTTGCCATGATTTcctcaagaaataaagaaagccaAACTTAATTTTGTAAtagctttcttctgttttcttcgaGGGAAAATCACATTTCCTGTCAATTTCTCGAAGGCCTTAACTTTATCACACAAGGTTTGAAACTAAGTGATTAACAATCAAAGCAGTACTCTAAAAAGATGTTTGTATGAGTGGCAAAAGACAGATCTTATTAGAAGGATGTGGCACATTGCTCTTGTCTGCAACTCATCCTGTCACTATAAATAcccttaaactttttttctgaaaaacagtatCCAAGGAAAGAAGCATTATCTTTGCCATGTAGGATCCCAGTAGTGCTCCTCCGGCTAAACTGCAATAATCACAAAATATGTGCTGCTGGAGGACATGACTGTCTCCCCCAATGGCAGTATATTGAAAGACATACTAGCACCAATGATCATTATAAGAACAGTAGTTCACACTTATGGAGGACTTGATAAATTCCAGAATAGTCTGCATGCATTTACCTATTGACTGTTTATATGGACCCTGTATGCAATCGTTAGCAACTGGGGTGGACAGAAATGGGGCAATGTGTTCTTACTGTATTTTTGTCTGGCAATGACTGAAGAAAATGAGACTGAGACCTTTTCCTATAGATCCTCTCTCCCTAAAGACTGCATTTTTCATTTAAGGATTCATTGTGAGAAGCAGACTTACTTTTCATGTGATCCAAATtatctgcttttgcttttcaaaagttcTTTGGTATGAAGGCTGAGTAGACAGAGTTAACTATCTGCATAGAAggcaattattttattaataggtAAAAACATTCTCCTACCTCTGCCTTCAGCTCCATAGTTATTGCTGCCTGGTGTACTTCCAGTAACTGCTGTCACTTCCTTGTGCCCTATAGTTCTTTTGCATTAAATTAGTCAATACCTGTCTTGAGAAGATTGATTTCTGAAATTTCAAACTCCGTGAAAGGATTAGTTACACTTCTGCTACACACCTGGTTTAGATTTGTGATCAGCATATCAGAAATCCATATCATCTTTTGTATTTGGTCAAGTCCTTTACCTTTTGTGTATCACAAAATAGGGGAGGCATGAAAAGTGTCTCATGGGGATTTGTCTCCAGACTTTAATTAATTGTAAGCTCAGAATAAGTGCTGGGCTCTAAGAAGACACTTATGAAAGATAATTACTGCCCAGTATTCTAtactttttcttgaaaaatgatACGGTTGCATTTTGATTGTCTCTATGGAAATAGAAACATCAAAGAAATTCCATATTGAAAATGTGAGAGGAAACTATTTGGATAGCTTTTAAATCAATGGGgaggaaaagcaatttaaaaatataaatatatcaaaacaaacatgaaacaaaatacCAGGTGAGAAAGACAGTGATTATCATACATCTTTTGTTTTCACTGATTCCAATTTTATCCCAATTAATGTGGGTTTGAGTAGGAGTTTATCTGTCACAATGCATTTATACACTAGAaaggtgagaaaagaaaataatcagctGTAATTGTTGTTTCAGTAATACAGCGAACAAGCAATCTCATCTAAAGTAAAATTCAATGAGCCGAGTCATTTGTGTGTGCCAGAAGCAATGATTATGGTTACCATTTGATTTTttagaagcttttattttaattaaacttatTTAATATAGTTATGTTGGTTTCACGTGCACATT
This region of Suricata suricatta isolate VVHF042 chromosome 6, meerkat_22Aug2017_6uvM2_HiC, whole genome shotgun sequence genomic DNA includes:
- the LOC115294100 gene encoding olfactory receptor 2T2-like; its protein translation is MEQKNENSTDFILLGLFPWFSYSYLLIILLLFIYTIAFTGNSILILLIWLDSRLHTPMYFLLSQLSLIDLAYISSTVPKMVTNYFTGRKNISYFACATQLFFFLTLGLAECILLTLMAYDRYVAVCNPLRYTILMNPKVCLQMAAAAWIGGALAALVHTIYPMNFPICGSREINHYFCEMPAILRLSCVDISAYEMVKFVSTIVFLLVPFFLILVSYTLIFLTVLRMNSRKGSNKALATCFSHLTVVSLYFGQAIFIYMTPSSSHTPDQDQIAAVLGTIVTPMLNPLIYSLRNKEVLGALRKCKGRCGN